The following coding sequences are from one Paenibacillus tundrae window:
- the pdaA gene encoding delta-lactam-biosynthetic de-N-acetylase, which translates to MKRLVLYVLLAIVATCTLPAQIEASPVTGAYHFGFKKSQNGQLPSIDQEGFKAILEQNDAIFLGDTKQKELYLTFDNGYENGFTPAILDVLRDKKVPAAFFVTGHYLKDQPELVKRMAAEGHVVGNHSWSHPDMTRISNDKIRTELDQVKTEINRLTGQQVSFLRPPRGIFNNRTLAESHAQGYVNVFWSVAYKDWDTNVQRGADYARQQVLKQLHPGAVILLHSVSKDNTEALGSIIDEARRQGYVFKHLDDLKTKSY; encoded by the coding sequence ATGAAGCGATTGGTGCTTTACGTGCTGTTAGCGATAGTAGCAACCTGCACGCTGCCGGCACAGATTGAAGCATCGCCGGTGACCGGAGCATATCATTTCGGGTTCAAAAAAAGTCAAAATGGACAGTTACCTTCAATTGATCAGGAAGGGTTTAAGGCGATTCTAGAGCAAAATGATGCCATTTTCTTGGGAGATACGAAGCAAAAAGAATTGTACCTCACGTTTGATAACGGATATGAAAATGGGTTTACACCTGCGATTCTGGATGTGCTTCGTGACAAGAAGGTGCCTGCGGCTTTCTTTGTTACAGGACATTATCTGAAGGATCAACCGGAGCTGGTAAAACGAATGGCGGCTGAAGGCCATGTGGTCGGCAACCATTCCTGGAGCCATCCGGACATGACTAGAATCTCGAATGACAAGATCCGAACAGAGCTGGATCAGGTCAAGACTGAAATCAATCGATTAACGGGACAACAGGTGAGTTTTTTACGTCCGCCACGAGGTATTTTTAACAATCGTACGCTTGCAGAAAGTCATGCACAGGGATATGTGAATGTATTCTGGTCTGTGGCGTATAAAGACTGGGATACTAATGTACAACGTGGGGCGGATTACGCACGTCAGCAGGTGCTGAAACAGCTGCATCCAGGTGCGGTTATTCTGTTACACTCGGTTTCCAAAGATAACACAGAAGCACTCGGTTCCATTATTGATGAAGCGCGTCGGCAAGGATATGTGTTTAAACACTTGGATGATCTCAAAACAAAAAGCTACTAA
- a CDS encoding DegV family protein, whose protein sequence is MSRIKIFTDSTSDLTPSWIQTYDVGIIPLYVVFGEESLKDGVEIKPEQLYERVSRDGRLPKTAAPSPADFMTAFQPYIDQGDDILYISLSSELSSTYQNALLASSEFPEGRISVIDSLNLSSGIGLLVMKAVHAAQNGQTLSEITHLIEALKPNVRTEFVIDTLEYLHKGGRCSGMQNLIGSLLKIRPVIRVTDGKMAPAYKVRGKREKALEQMLQNTLSNKEQIDKDLIIVVHTMAEEDALDLQKSLQEETGARVELATAGCVICSHCGPKTIGIIYNTAL, encoded by the coding sequence ATGTCACGAATCAAAATTTTTACAGACAGCACCAGTGATCTGACCCCATCGTGGATTCAAACGTATGACGTTGGAATTATTCCGCTCTATGTTGTATTTGGCGAGGAATCATTGAAAGACGGTGTTGAGATTAAACCGGAGCAGCTATATGAGCGCGTAAGTAGGGATGGTCGTCTCCCCAAAACAGCTGCGCCTTCTCCAGCGGATTTCATGACGGCATTCCAGCCATACATAGACCAAGGGGATGATATCCTATATATCAGTTTATCCTCTGAACTTTCTTCTACATATCAAAATGCCCTGCTCGCCAGCTCTGAATTCCCAGAAGGGCGAATTTCCGTTATAGATTCCTTGAATCTCTCATCCGGAATTGGACTGCTTGTCATGAAAGCAGTTCATGCAGCGCAGAATGGTCAAACCTTATCAGAGATCACACATTTAATCGAAGCCCTCAAACCCAATGTGCGGACTGAATTCGTCATTGATACGCTGGAGTATTTACATAAAGGCGGTCGATGCTCTGGCATGCAAAATCTAATTGGCAGCCTGCTGAAAATCCGCCCCGTGATTCGAGTTACAGATGGTAAAATGGCTCCCGCTTACAAAGTTCGCGGCAAACGCGAAAAGGCTCTGGAGCAAATGCTGCAGAACACATTAAGCAATAAGGAGCAGATCGATAAGGATCTGATTATCGTAGTGCATACGATGGCAGAGGAAGATGCGCTTGATTTGCAAAAGTCACTTCAAGAAGAGACAGGCGCTCGTGTAGAGCTAGCTACCGCAGGATGTGTGATCTGTAGTCACTGTGGTCCCAAAACGATCGGTATTATTTATAATACCGCATTGTAA
- a CDS encoding DUF423 domain-containing protein gives MQRKWMMLGAILTMLSVAIGAFGAHIVKEHIDAKALATYETGVQYHMIHAVALLIVGLTAGQLGESAKLRWSARLLLIGIIVFSGSLYVLSTTGIKILGAITPIGGVAFIAGWLLFALDVWQRGKGRS, from the coding sequence ATGCAACGTAAATGGATGATGCTGGGCGCAATACTTACGATGCTGTCTGTGGCGATTGGTGCGTTCGGTGCACATATTGTAAAGGAGCACATTGATGCCAAAGCCCTTGCTACCTATGAAACGGGTGTACAGTACCACATGATCCACGCTGTCGCTTTGCTGATTGTTGGACTTACCGCAGGACAACTAGGGGAGTCGGCGAAGCTTAGATGGTCGGCACGTCTTCTGCTGATTGGGATCATTGTGTTCTCTGGTAGCTTATATGTACTCAGTACAACAGGAATCAAAATATTAGGCGCCATTACTCCAATTGGTGGTGTAGCTTTTATTGCAGGTTGGCTACTGTTCGCCTTAGACGTGTGGCAACGAGGTAAGGGACGATCCTAA
- a CDS encoding YunC family protein, whose protein sequence is MVTMEPIVVGEHVLVGVEVKLPKTTLLTINTSKGYIMCGALDVGLLNEVLGDRKIIAARAVGVRTLEQLLHAPMESVTTEAEAMGITVGMTGVDALLKMI, encoded by the coding sequence ATGGTGACGATGGAGCCGATTGTCGTTGGGGAACACGTGTTGGTGGGAGTAGAGGTTAAGCTGCCCAAAACAACGCTGCTCACAATTAACACATCGAAGGGGTATATCATGTGTGGAGCACTCGATGTGGGATTACTTAATGAGGTGCTGGGAGATCGCAAGATTATTGCAGCTCGGGCAGTAGGTGTGCGCACACTGGAACAATTGCTGCATGCTCCGATGGAATCGGTGACAACAGAAGCCGAAGCTATGGGCATTACAGTTGGCATGACCGGCGTAGATGCATTATTGAAAATGATCTGA
- the mtnA gene encoding S-methyl-5-thioribose-1-phosphate isomerase encodes MTTSEHQPLSSLIWKQDKLEMLDQRLLPETILMLKLYTPEEVWEAIHSMKVRGAPAIGIAAAFGVVLGAKAYDGMGTPGWLDHVKSICAHLATSRPTAVNLFWALDRMMQKANELAEAGTSIEDGNAALEAEALLIQKEDEEVCRMIGENALPLFEDGMGVLTHCNAGGLATAKYGTATAPMYLAQERGINLKVFADETRPVLQGARLTAFELQQAGIDVTLLCDNMAGMVMSKGWIQAVIVGTDRVAANGDVANKIGTYSVAVLAKAHNIPFYVASPLSTIDLSTPSGDLIPIEERAAEEVTEGFGKRTAPQGVKVFNPAFDVTPNEYVTAIITEKGVVRAPFKENLAALFAKEEA; translated from the coding sequence ATGACAACTTCTGAACACCAGCCTTTGTCCTCCCTGATATGGAAACAGGACAAGCTTGAAATGCTTGACCAGCGTCTTCTACCCGAGACCATTCTGATGCTGAAGCTGTACACACCTGAGGAAGTATGGGAAGCGATTCATTCCATGAAAGTACGTGGAGCTCCTGCGATCGGGATTGCTGCTGCATTCGGCGTTGTTCTAGGCGCCAAAGCTTATGATGGAATGGGTACACCAGGCTGGCTGGATCATGTAAAATCCATCTGTGCTCACTTGGCAACATCTCGTCCAACAGCAGTTAATCTGTTCTGGGCGCTGGATCGTATGATGCAAAAGGCCAATGAGCTTGCAGAGGCTGGCACATCGATTGAGGATGGTAATGCAGCGCTTGAAGCCGAAGCTCTTCTCATTCAAAAAGAAGACGAAGAAGTATGCCGTATGATCGGCGAGAACGCACTCCCACTGTTCGAGGATGGTATGGGTGTGCTTACGCACTGTAATGCCGGTGGACTCGCGACAGCCAAATACGGCACAGCAACTGCACCGATGTATCTCGCTCAAGAACGCGGTATCAACCTTAAAGTATTTGCGGACGAAACTCGTCCTGTACTGCAAGGGGCACGCCTGACTGCATTTGAATTGCAACAGGCTGGCATTGACGTTACACTGCTCTGTGATAATATGGCCGGAATGGTCATGTCGAAGGGATGGATTCAAGCCGTTATCGTCGGCACAGATCGTGTGGCTGCGAATGGCGATGTAGCGAACAAAATCGGAACGTACAGCGTTGCAGTACTTGCCAAAGCGCATAACATTCCGTTCTATGTAGCTAGCCCACTGTCCACCATTGATCTGTCTACGCCATCAGGCGATCTTATTCCAATAGAAGAGCGTGCAGCAGAGGAAGTTACCGAAGGTTTTGGCAAACGTACCGCACCGCAAGGTGTTAAAGTATTTAACCCAGCTTTCGATGTTACTCCGAACGAGTATGTCACAGCCATCATTACGGAAAAAGGTGTCGTGCGTGCGCCTTTCAAAGAGAATCTTGCAGCATTGTTTGCTAAGGAAGAAGCTTAA
- the mtnK gene encoding S-methyl-5-thioribose kinase, with protein MSQYHPLTPQEAIELARTLPDPFTADSNLECREIGDGNLNLVFHITDQNSDKSIIIKQALPYAKVVGESWPLSLVRARIEREILQEEYRLCPGMVPEVYHYDDDLALTVMEDLSDHVIMRKGLIEGTSYPLFAQHIGEFMARTLFFTSDLGMNQQLKKEKQGRFINPDQCKITEDLIFDEPYRIAEKNNYEASIEDEAEALRTDGELHLEVALLREKFLTHGEALLHGDLHTGSIFVTPESTKVIDPEFAYYGPMGFDIGAVIANLLLNYASLPGSIKDSQALQEREALLLDMVRDVWTEFESRFRALWVNDLVDPMAKAPGYQDHYVQKVFRDTAGFAGAKMVRRIVGLAHVADIDTIEDAAQRERAQRKALAIGKALIKSNRRLNTIGELLDTVSTAVSALKS; from the coding sequence TTGTCCCAATATCACCCTTTAACACCCCAGGAAGCAATCGAATTGGCGCGAACATTACCTGATCCGTTTACGGCAGATTCGAATCTAGAATGTCGTGAGATCGGCGACGGCAATCTGAATTTGGTTTTCCATATCACAGATCAGAACTCCGATAAAAGTATCATTATCAAACAGGCGCTTCCTTATGCGAAAGTCGTAGGAGAATCATGGCCATTGTCTCTTGTACGGGCTCGCATTGAGCGTGAAATTCTACAGGAAGAGTATCGTCTCTGCCCTGGAATGGTGCCTGAGGTGTATCATTACGATGACGATCTTGCATTAACGGTAATGGAAGATCTGAGTGATCATGTGATTATGCGCAAAGGTCTTATAGAGGGTACAAGCTATCCACTTTTTGCACAACATATCGGTGAATTTATGGCAAGAACACTCTTCTTTACTTCCGACCTCGGCATGAACCAGCAACTGAAGAAAGAAAAACAAGGTCGATTTATCAATCCAGATCAGTGTAAAATAACCGAGGATTTGATATTCGATGAGCCCTACCGGATCGCTGAGAAAAATAATTATGAAGCTTCTATTGAGGACGAAGCTGAGGCGCTTCGTACGGATGGAGAACTTCACTTGGAAGTTGCTTTATTACGCGAGAAATTTCTGACTCATGGTGAAGCACTGCTTCATGGCGACCTGCACACAGGCAGCATTTTTGTAACACCAGAATCCACTAAAGTCATTGATCCAGAGTTTGCTTATTATGGGCCGATGGGCTTCGATATTGGTGCGGTGATTGCGAACCTGCTACTCAATTATGCTTCCCTTCCAGGATCGATCAAAGATAGCCAAGCACTTCAAGAGCGTGAAGCTCTGCTGCTAGACATGGTTCGGGACGTCTGGACCGAATTTGAGAGCCGTTTCCGTGCCCTGTGGGTGAATGATTTGGTTGACCCTATGGCAAAAGCTCCGGGATATCAAGACCACTATGTACAAAAAGTGTTCCGGGATACAGCTGGCTTCGCTGGTGCAAAAATGGTACGTCGTATTGTAGGTCTCGCACATGTAGCGGATATCGATACCATTGAAGATGCAGCACAACGTGAACGCGCACAGCGCAAAGCACTAGCCATTGGTAAAGCTCTTATTAAGAGCAATCGTCGCTTGAACACCATCGGAGAACTGTTAGACACCGTGTCTACAGCTGTCTCTGCACTCAAATCATAA
- a CDS encoding Dps family protein has protein sequence MATTNKTNQTKTVEQLLNRQVANLNVLYVKIHNYHWYVKGPNFFTLHVKFEEFYNEVTVQMDEIAERILTLKGSPAATMKEYLELSSIQEAAGGEDAKQMVQNLIEDFATLSNEYQEGIEAADAAEDQPTSDMLTGFKADLEKHMWMLRSFLG, from the coding sequence ATGGCTACAACTAACAAAACAAATCAAACAAAAACAGTTGAACAATTACTTAATCGTCAAGTGGCAAACTTGAACGTCCTTTACGTCAAAATTCATAACTATCACTGGTATGTAAAAGGTCCTAATTTCTTCACATTGCATGTTAAATTTGAAGAGTTCTATAATGAAGTGACTGTACAAATGGACGAAATTGCTGAGCGTATTCTTACACTTAAAGGTAGCCCAGCAGCTACAATGAAAGAATATCTGGAGCTCTCTTCTATTCAAGAAGCTGCAGGTGGAGAAGATGCGAAACAGATGGTGCAGAACCTAATCGAAGATTTCGCAACGCTGTCTAATGAATATCAGGAAGGTATTGAAGCGGCTGACGCTGCTGAAGATCAACCTACATCAGATATGCTGACAGGATTCAAGGCAGATCTGGAGAAGCATATGTGGATGCTTCGCTCCTTCTTGGGCTAA
- a CDS encoding DUF1802 family protein, whose product MIGNNIPALKEWASTIKALEQGRQIMVMRKGGIVEETRHFELKSPAFVLYPTYEHQRIELIKSSDHPYVEESLAEWVPEASTIRITSYAEVVQDVEIRDQETLDKLLDLHMWTADFAEDRLKWKRKDPLHVLLLRVYRLNEPMEIPILSEYNGCRSWISIPNGSLPSEMTPVMDVADFDEQVRKVNELLKNEE is encoded by the coding sequence ATGATAGGTAACAATATACCGGCATTGAAAGAGTGGGCTTCCACGATCAAAGCCTTAGAACAAGGTCGCCAAATTATGGTGATGCGTAAAGGCGGGATCGTGGAGGAAACTCGACATTTTGAGCTGAAAAGTCCAGCGTTTGTTCTGTATCCGACTTATGAACATCAGCGTATAGAACTGATCAAGTCCTCTGATCATCCCTATGTTGAGGAGTCATTGGCCGAATGGGTGCCCGAAGCCTCGACAATCCGCATCACCTCTTATGCCGAAGTGGTGCAAGATGTGGAGATTAGAGATCAGGAGACGCTGGATAAACTTCTAGATTTACATATGTGGACTGCGGATTTTGCCGAAGACCGCCTGAAGTGGAAACGAAAAGATCCGCTCCATGTATTATTGTTGCGCGTGTACCGTTTGAATGAACCGATGGAGATTCCGATTTTGTCTGAATACAATGGTTGTCGTTCTTGGATTTCCATTCCGAATGGTTCGTTGCCGAGCGAAATGACGCCGGTGATGGACGTTGCGGATTTTGACGAACAGGTACGGAAGGTTAACGAATTGCTCAAAAACGAAGAATAA
- the sufC gene encoding Fe-S cluster assembly ATPase SufC, which produces MATNFVIEGLKATIEGKEILKGINLEMKGGEIHAIMGPNGTGKSTLASALMGHPKYEVTDGVVTLDGEDVLDMAVDERARAGLFLAMQYPSEIAGVTNSDFLRSAINARRGEGNEISLIKFIRQMEGKMKELDMNPEFAHRYLNEGFSGGEKKRNEILQMMLLDPKIVVLDEIDSGLDIDALKIVADGVNAMKSEDRGFLIITHYQRLLNYITPDYVHVMMQGRIVKSGGPELAQRLEAEGYDWVKAELGITDETVGQEA; this is translated from the coding sequence ATGGCTACGAATTTCGTCATTGAAGGTCTGAAAGCGACGATCGAAGGTAAGGAAATCCTGAAAGGAATCAACTTGGAAATGAAAGGTGGAGAAATCCACGCAATCATGGGTCCAAACGGAACAGGTAAATCAACACTGGCTTCCGCGTTGATGGGACATCCTAAATATGAGGTAACTGATGGTGTAGTAACACTTGACGGTGAAGACGTACTGGATATGGCTGTAGATGAGCGCGCACGTGCTGGCTTGTTCTTGGCAATGCAATACCCAAGTGAAATTGCTGGTGTTACTAACTCCGACTTCTTGCGTAGTGCAATCAACGCACGTCGTGGCGAAGGAAACGAAATCTCCTTGATTAAGTTCATTCGTCAAATGGAAGGTAAAATGAAAGAGCTCGATATGAATCCTGAGTTCGCTCATCGTTATCTGAATGAAGGTTTCTCCGGTGGTGAGAAAAAACGTAACGAAATTCTGCAAATGATGCTGCTTGATCCAAAAATCGTAGTACTTGATGAAATCGACTCCGGTCTGGACATCGACGCTCTGAAAATTGTTGCAGACGGTGTAAATGCAATGAAGAGCGAAGATCGTGGATTCTTGATCATCACTCACTATCAACGTCTCTTGAACTACATCACACCTGACTACGTTCACGTTATGATGCAAGGTCGCATCGTGAAATCCGGCGGACCTGAGCTGGCTCAACGTCTGGAAGCTGAAGGTTATGATTGGGTAAAAGCAGAACTGGGAATTACAGATGAAACTGTAGGTCAAGAAGCGTAA
- the sufD gene encoding Fe-S cluster assembly protein SufD — MTTQTILPVESEALRTLSESNNEPGWLTEQRLEALKLAGELALPKLEKQKIERWNISEYGTYKTNGAIASLEEVPASIKELVQDQAEGSLVIQRNSATIYSNLSADLAAKGVIFTDLASAVREHGDLVKQYLGTAVKADEHSIAALHAALWNGGVFLYVPKNVEIEIPLQAVLLTDDASATFAPHVLVVAEANSSVTYVDNYVSGELSAPVFHNGVVEVFVKSGAKVRFATVHQLNVNVTDVSYRRAVVENDGSIEWIVGEMNNGDTASNTMTVLKGNGSSSDSKVIAVGSGSQKINYTTEARHFGKNTPSQMITRAVMREEASAIINGITKIEKGATRADGQQTEKVLMLSPKARGDANPILLIDEDDVTAGHAASVGQVNAEQIHYLMSRGINRTDAERLIIYGFLAPVVADIPLEALRTQLQSLIEKKLGQ; from the coding sequence ATGACAACACAAACAATTCTTCCGGTTGAGTCTGAAGCGCTTCGTACCCTGTCGGAGAGCAACAATGAACCCGGCTGGTTGACTGAGCAACGGCTTGAGGCTTTGAAGCTTGCAGGTGAGCTTGCGCTTCCTAAACTGGAAAAGCAAAAAATCGAACGCTGGAATATCAGCGAGTACGGAACATATAAAACGAACGGAGCAATTGCTTCTTTGGAAGAAGTACCTGCTTCAATTAAAGAGTTGGTTCAAGACCAAGCTGAAGGTAGTCTGGTTATCCAACGTAACTCTGCTACAATCTACTCCAACTTGTCTGCTGATTTGGCGGCAAAAGGAGTAATCTTCACAGATCTGGCTTCAGCGGTTCGTGAACATGGCGATCTGGTGAAACAATATCTGGGCACGGCAGTAAAAGCGGATGAGCATTCTATCGCGGCACTACATGCAGCTCTTTGGAATGGTGGAGTTTTCCTCTACGTTCCAAAAAATGTTGAAATTGAAATCCCATTGCAAGCGGTCTTGCTTACAGATGATGCATCTGCAACATTTGCACCTCACGTGCTCGTTGTTGCTGAAGCAAACAGCTCTGTAACTTACGTAGATAACTATGTATCCGGTGAACTGTCCGCACCTGTTTTCCATAATGGGGTCGTGGAAGTGTTCGTTAAATCTGGTGCTAAAGTACGCTTCGCAACAGTACATCAGTTGAATGTGAATGTAACAGATGTTTCCTACCGCCGTGCAGTGGTAGAGAACGACGGCTCAATCGAATGGATCGTTGGTGAAATGAACAATGGTGACACAGCAAGCAATACGATGACTGTGCTCAAAGGGAATGGATCCAGCTCGGATTCCAAAGTGATTGCGGTTGGTTCCGGTTCACAGAAGATCAACTATACGACAGAAGCTCGCCACTTTGGTAAAAACACGCCAAGCCAAATGATTACTCGTGCGGTTATGCGTGAAGAAGCTTCAGCGATTATCAACGGCATTACGAAGATCGAGAAAGGTGCCACAAGAGCGGATGGACAGCAAACAGAGAAAGTACTGATGCTGAGCCCTAAAGCGCGTGGAGATGCCAACCCGATCCTTCTCATTGATGAAGATGATGTAACAGCAGGTCACGCAGCTTCCGTAGGTCAAGTGAATGCGGAGCAGATCCATTACTTGATGTCGCGCGGGATTAACCGTACGGATGCGGAACGCCTGATCATTTATGGCTTCCTCGCACCGGTGGTGGCGGATATTCCTTTGGAAGCACTGCGTACCCAATTGCAGTCCCTGATTGAGAAGAAGCTGGGACAATGA
- a CDS encoding cysteine desulfurase, translating into MNPSIREQFPILHQEINGHPLVYLDSAATSQKPRAVIEAVKHYYEYENSNVHRGVHTLGSRATDAYEGAREKVAKFINARRTQEIIFTRGTTTALNLVASSYARANCKEGDEIVITQMEHHSNLIPWQQVAKETGATLKYIPLQPDGHIELADVEKTITNNTKIVAIALVSNVMGLVHPVKQIAEIAHRNGAVIVVDGAQSTPHMKVDVQDLDCDFYALSGHKMCGPTGIGALYGKKALLESMEPVEFGGEMIDDVGLYESNWKELPWKFEGGTPIIAGAVGLGAAIDFLEEIGMDEIAHHEGVLAAYATERLSEIDGLTIYGPAKRHVGVVTFNLGDVHPHDVATVLDASGVAIRAGHHCCQPLMRWLEVSSTARASFYLYNNEQDVDRLVSALIQTKEYFGDAT; encoded by the coding sequence ATGAACCCATCCATTCGCGAGCAATTTCCGATCCTCCACCAGGAAATTAACGGACATCCGCTCGTTTATCTAGATAGTGCTGCAACTTCACAAAAGCCTCGTGCTGTGATAGAAGCAGTTAAGCATTATTATGAATATGAGAACTCAAATGTGCACCGCGGTGTTCATACCCTTGGTAGCCGTGCCACAGACGCTTATGAAGGCGCGCGTGAGAAGGTTGCTAAGTTTATCAATGCACGTCGCACGCAAGAGATCATATTCACACGCGGGACTACGACAGCCCTGAACCTAGTGGCTTCGTCGTATGCCCGTGCGAATTGCAAAGAAGGCGACGAAATTGTTATTACGCAAATGGAGCACCATAGCAACCTGATTCCTTGGCAGCAAGTGGCTAAGGAGACAGGTGCAACATTGAAATACATCCCACTTCAGCCTGATGGTCACATTGAATTGGCTGATGTGGAGAAGACGATTACGAACAATACCAAAATTGTAGCAATCGCGCTCGTATCCAATGTTATGGGGTTAGTTCATCCCGTAAAACAAATTGCTGAAATTGCACACCGCAATGGTGCGGTCATCGTGGTTGATGGCGCACAGAGCACACCGCACATGAAGGTGGACGTGCAGGATCTAGATTGTGATTTCTATGCGTTATCCGGCCATAAAATGTGCGGTCCAACCGGAATCGGTGCACTTTACGGCAAAAAGGCGCTGCTGGAGTCCATGGAACCGGTTGAGTTCGGCGGTGAAATGATTGATGATGTAGGTTTGTATGAATCAAACTGGAAAGAGCTACCTTGGAAATTCGAAGGTGGAACGCCAATTATCGCTGGTGCGGTAGGCTTGGGCGCTGCTATCGATTTCCTAGAAGAGATTGGCATGGATGAGATTGCGCATCATGAAGGTGTACTGGCAGCGTATGCTACAGAACGTTTGTCCGAAATTGATGGGCTTACGATCTATGGACCAGCTAAACGGCATGTCGGTGTCGTAACCTTTAACTTGGGAGATGTTCACCCCCATGATGTGGCAACGGTACTGGATGCGAGTGGCGTAGCTATTCGTGCCGGACACCATTGCTGTCAACCGCTAATGCGCTGGCTTGAAGTGAGCTCAACAGCTCGTGCCAGTTTTTATCTATACAATAACGAACAAGATGTGGATCGGCTTGTCAGCGCCTTAATCCAGACAAAGGAGTATTTTGGCGATGCAACTTGA
- the sufU gene encoding Fe-S cluster assembly sulfur transfer protein SufU: MQLDDLYRRVIMDHYKNPRNRGTFDNDAVTVNLNNPTCGDRISLQLMLKDGIVQEAKYTGEGCSISMSSASMMSEAVKGKTMEQALDMANRFSSLMKGEEVDFDDYEDLEALSGVNKFPARIKCATLAWNALRKGIDEEDNVQ, encoded by the coding sequence ATGCAACTTGATGATCTGTACCGGCGTGTTATAATGGATCACTACAAAAACCCGCGTAACCGCGGAACGTTTGATAATGACGCTGTCACGGTGAATTTGAATAATCCAACGTGTGGCGACCGGATTTCACTGCAACTTATGCTGAAAGACGGAATCGTTCAGGAAGCCAAGTATACGGGTGAAGGCTGTTCCATCAGCATGTCTTCGGCATCGATGATGTCTGAGGCGGTTAAAGGTAAAACAATGGAGCAGGCTCTCGATATGGCTAACCGTTTTTCCTCACTGATGAAAGGGGAAGAAGTCGATTTCGACGATTATGAAGATCTCGAAGCCCTATCCGGTGTGAACAAGTTCCCTGCACGCATCAAATGTGCCACTCTGGCCTGGAATGCATTACGCAAAGGAATCGACGAAGAGGACAATGTACAATAA